The Gloeocapsopsis sp. IPPAS B-1203 genome contains a region encoding:
- the queF gene encoding preQ(1) synthase, with protein sequence MSHDSSLVQSASDSSLADSNAATEQKYGERQIADGKLITFPNPRIGRWYNIHITLPEFTCKCPFSGYPDFATIYITYVPNERVVELKAIKLYINSYRDRYISHEESINQILDDFVAACDPLEVSIKGDFNPRGNVHTVIEVTHKRESSNTLTVKN encoded by the coding sequence ATGAGTCATGATTCAAGCTTAGTGCAAAGTGCATCAGATTCGAGCTTAGCAGATAGTAATGCAGCTACTGAGCAAAAGTATGGAGAGCGTCAAATCGCTGATGGAAAGCTGATTACATTTCCTAATCCTCGGATTGGACGCTGGTACAACATTCACATTACTTTACCAGAATTTACTTGTAAATGTCCTTTCTCTGGCTATCCTGACTTTGCCACAATCTATATTACTTATGTTCCTAACGAGCGAGTTGTAGAACTTAAAGCAATTAAACTATATATCAATAGTTACCGCGATCGCTATATTTCACACGAAGAATCTATTAATCAAATTTTAGATGACTTTGTTGCCGCCTGCGATCCGTTGGAAGTCTCAATCAAGGGTGACTTTAATCCTCGTGGCAACGTTCACACCGTTATCGAAGTAACTCATAAACGCGAGTCGAGTAATACATTAACTGTAAAAAACTAA
- a CDS encoding cytochrome c biogenesis protein: MSLDSAKSNLGLSLRRFFRREFLPVLTDLRLAIVLLLAIAVFSISGTVIEQGQSVPFYQANYPEDPALFGFLSWKVLLSLGLDHVYRTWWFLALLILFGSSLTACTFRRQLPALKWFARTWKFYKQPQQFRKFALSAEVDRTPLDNLVPLLEKRYQVFREGDALYASRGLVGRVGPIVVHASMILILVGAIWGALTGFMAQEMVASGESFKVQNIVDAGPWATPQIPQDWSVRVNRFWIDYTPTGGIDQFYSDLSVIDNQGQEVKHKKIFVNEPLRHRGVTFYQTDWGIAAIRIRLNKSPILQLPMARLNTNGQGRLWATWIPTKPDLSAGVSLVARDLQGMLLLYDTTGQLINTVRPGMAVEVNGVKLKIEEVVGSTGLQIKADPGIPFVYSGFGLLMLGVIMSYVSHSQVWALQKDGKLYIGGKTNRAHVAFEREFLTLLEQLGQKQIIEEHNSVQAIANQDA, encoded by the coding sequence ATGTCTTTGGATTCTGCTAAGTCAAATTTGGGGTTGTCACTGCGGCGCTTTTTTCGGCGTGAGTTTTTACCTGTACTGACGGATTTGCGTTTGGCAATTGTCTTGTTGCTAGCGATCGCCGTTTTTAGCATCTCTGGTACTGTCATTGAACAAGGACAATCAGTTCCGTTTTACCAAGCAAATTATCCTGAAGATCCAGCATTGTTTGGCTTTCTTAGCTGGAAAGTCTTACTGAGTTTAGGGCTAGATCATGTTTATCGAACATGGTGGTTTTTGGCACTGCTGATTTTGTTCGGTTCTAGCTTAACTGCTTGTACATTTAGACGCCAATTACCTGCACTGAAATGGTTTGCGCGGACTTGGAAGTTTTACAAACAACCACAGCAGTTTCGGAAGTTTGCATTGAGTGCAGAAGTTGACCGCACACCCTTGGATAACTTGGTACCTTTGTTGGAAAAACGCTATCAAGTCTTTCGTGAAGGAGACGCGCTTTACGCTAGTCGAGGTCTTGTTGGACGTGTTGGACCAATTGTTGTCCATGCTAGTATGATTTTGATTCTTGTGGGCGCAATTTGGGGAGCGTTGACAGGCTTCATGGCGCAAGAAATGGTTGCGAGTGGAGAAAGTTTTAAAGTTCAAAATATTGTTGATGCTGGTCCTTGGGCAACACCACAAATTCCTCAAGATTGGTCTGTACGAGTTAATAGATTTTGGATCGACTATACGCCTACTGGCGGAATCGACCAATTTTATTCAGATTTATCTGTGATTGACAATCAAGGGCAAGAAGTTAAGCACAAAAAGATTTTTGTTAATGAACCACTACGTCATCGTGGTGTCACTTTTTATCAAACTGACTGGGGAATTGCAGCAATTCGCATTCGACTGAACAAAAGCCCCATTTTGCAATTACCAATGGCACGGTTAAACACCAATGGACAAGGACGTCTTTGGGCAACTTGGATTCCCACAAAACCTGACTTGAGTGCAGGGGTTTCACTTGTTGCTAGAGATCTACAAGGAATGCTGCTGCTATACGACACAACGGGGCAATTAATCAATACTGTGCGCCCTGGAATGGCTGTTGAGGTCAACGGTGTTAAGTTGAAGATCGAAGAAGTTGTCGGTAGTACAGGATTACAAATTAAAGCAGATCCAGGGATTCCCTTTGTTTATTCAGGTTTTGGCTTGCTGATGTTGGGTGTCATCATGAGTTACGTCTCTCATTCACAAGTTTGGGCATTACAAAAAGATGGCAAGCTTTACATCGGTGGTAAAACAAATCGCGCTCACGTTGCTTTTGAACGAGAGTTTTTGACGCTATTAGAGCAGTTAGGACAAAAACAGATAATAGAAGAACACAACTCTGTGCAGGCGATCGCTAACCAGGATGCTTAG
- a CDS encoding cytochrome c biogenesis protein CcdA, translating into MLEIWQTRLYELEHFANTLVSNQLTHLGWFSVGIIFTAGLLTSLTPCMLSMLPITVGYIGGYEAENRWHAMRMSTWFALGLATTLAALGIVAAFLGRVYGQVGIGLPIIVSIVAILMGLNLLEALPLQFPSFGSVEWSQDLPPGVRSYLVGLSFGVVASPCSTPVLATLLAWVATTQDLMLGATLLLAYTVGYVMPLILAGTFTVAIKKLLELRRWSSWITPVSGALLVGFGVFSLLSRIPVGII; encoded by the coding sequence ATGCTTGAGATTTGGCAAACTCGGTTATATGAACTTGAACATTTTGCAAATACACTAGTATCCAACCAATTGACGCATCTTGGTTGGTTTAGTGTTGGTATCATTTTTACTGCTGGCTTATTGACTAGCTTGACACCGTGTATGCTATCGATGCTACCGATTACAGTAGGCTACATTGGTGGTTATGAAGCAGAAAACCGCTGGCACGCCATGCGAATGTCTACTTGGTTTGCTCTGGGTTTAGCAACTACCTTAGCAGCCTTAGGCATTGTCGCAGCTTTTTTAGGACGAGTTTACGGACAAGTAGGTATTGGGCTGCCTATTATTGTCAGTATTGTCGCAATTTTAATGGGGCTGAATCTACTTGAAGCATTGCCCTTACAATTTCCATCATTCGGGAGTGTGGAATGGTCGCAAGATTTACCCCCTGGAGTTCGTTCCTACCTTGTTGGTTTAAGCTTTGGTGTGGTTGCTTCGCCGTGTAGTACACCTGTATTAGCCACTTTGCTTGCTTGGGTGGCAACAACGCAAGATTTAATGCTTGGTGCTACTTTACTTCTTGCATATACAGTGGGTTATGTCATGCCGTTAATCTTGGCAGGAACTTTTACAGTTGCTATCAAAAAACTGTTAGAATTGCGCCGCTGGTCAAGTTGGATTACACCTGTAAGTGGAGCGCTACTTGTTGGTTTTGGTGTCTTTTCGCTTTTGTCTCGTATTCCAGTAGGAATTATTTAA
- a CDS encoding FtsW/RodA/SpoVE family cell cycle protein encodes MQIRQLIPFFDKSVTGWVNEARLLRWLTLLWLFMGLVILFSASYPVADVKYGDGLYFLKRQLIGATIGLVAFNFLVHSPLRSVLNIAHWGVLVLLGLIFLTLIPGVGVEIEGARRWLSVMGILIQPSELIKPFLILQSARVFGQWHRIRWNARLFWLIVFALMLAGILRQPNLSTTALCGMALWLVALAAGLPYFQLVGTALLGILVAVTSISLNPYQLVRVISFRNPWIDPAKSGYQLVQSLLAVGSGGTWGAGFGLSQQKLFYLPIQDTDFIFAIFAEEFGFVGGVLLLFLLVVYATIALVVALKAWNPVNRLIAIGAMIFLVGQSMLHIGVSTGVLPTTGLPLPFVSYGSNSIIASLMIAGLLIRVARENADTQVVTLPGRATSRQL; translated from the coding sequence GTGCAGATCCGTCAACTCATTCCTTTCTTTGACAAATCTGTGACTGGATGGGTCAACGAAGCCCGTCTATTGCGCTGGCTAACTTTACTATGGTTATTCATGGGGTTAGTCATTCTGTTTTCTGCGTCCTATCCAGTCGCTGATGTAAAGTATGGAGATGGGCTGTATTTCCTCAAGCGCCAACTAATAGGAGCAACTATTGGTTTAGTAGCATTTAACTTTCTTGTCCATTCACCTTTACGTTCAGTTTTAAATATCGCGCATTGGGGTGTATTAGTTCTTTTAGGATTAATTTTTTTGACACTTATTCCAGGCGTGGGAGTAGAGATTGAGGGGGCTAGACGTTGGTTATCTGTTATGGGGATTTTGATTCAACCTTCTGAGTTAATCAAGCCGTTTCTAATCTTACAAAGTGCCCGTGTTTTTGGGCAATGGCATAGAATTCGCTGGAATGCCCGCTTATTTTGGCTAATAGTTTTTGCGTTGATGTTGGCAGGAATTCTCCGTCAGCCAAATTTAAGCACAACAGCGCTTTGTGGAATGGCACTTTGGTTAGTAGCACTTGCAGCAGGTTTACCTTATTTTCAGTTAGTAGGAACCGCTTTACTCGGTATATTAGTAGCTGTAACAAGCATTAGCTTAAATCCTTATCAACTTGTGCGAGTCATTTCCTTTCGCAATCCTTGGATAGATCCGGCAAAGAGTGGCTATCAGTTGGTTCAAAGTCTGCTTGCAGTTGGTTCGGGTGGAACTTGGGGTGCTGGATTTGGACTATCGCAACAAAAATTGTTTTATTTGCCAATTCAAGATACTGACTTTATTTTTGCAATTTTCGCAGAAGAGTTTGGCTTTGTTGGGGGCGTGTTATTGTTGTTTCTCTTGGTTGTATATGCAACGATCGCTTTAGTTGTGGCACTCAAAGCATGGAACCCAGTAAATAGATTAATCGCAATTGGCGCAATGATTTTCTTAGTAGGACAATCAATGCTTCACATCGGCGTTTCTACAGGAGTTTTACCTACAACAGGTTTACCACTCCCCTTCGTTAGCTACGGTAGTAATTCTATCATTGCTAGCTTAATGATTGCTGGATTACTGATCCGTGTTGCAAGAGAGAATGCGGACACTCAAGTTGTGACACTACCAGGACGTGCCACGAGTAGACAACTTTAA
- a CDS encoding phycobilisome linker polypeptide, producing the protein MRMFKVTACVPSQTRIRTQRELQNTYFTKLVPYDNWFREQQRIMKMGGKIVKVELATGKPGMNTGLL; encoded by the coding sequence ATGCGGATGTTTAAGGTTACTGCCTGTGTTCCTAGTCAAACACGGATTAGAACACAGCGGGAGTTGCAAAACACCTACTTCACTAAGCTCGTTCCTTACGACAACTGGTTTCGGGAACAGCAACGGATCATGAAAATGGGTGGCAAGATTGTAAAGGTGGAACTGGCCACAGGAAAACCTGGAATGAATACAGGGCTGCTGTAA
- the apcB gene encoding allophycocyanin subunit beta gives MQDAITSVINASDVQGKYLDNSAMEKLKGYFQTGELRVRAATTISANAAAIVKEAVAKSLLYSDITRPGGNMYTTRRYAACIRDLDYYLRYSTYAMLAGDPSILDERVLNGLKETYNSLGVPIGATVQAIQAMKEVTASLVGPDAGKEMGVYFDYICSGLS, from the coding sequence ATGCAAGACGCGATTACATCAGTAATTAATGCTTCAGACGTACAAGGTAAGTACCTTGACAACTCCGCAATGGAGAAGCTAAAAGGCTACTTCCAAACAGGCGAACTACGAGTACGTGCTGCTACAACAATCAGTGCTAATGCGGCAGCAATTGTCAAAGAAGCAGTAGCAAAGTCTCTGCTTTACTCTGATATCACTCGTCCAGGCGGCAATATGTATACAACTCGCCGCTATGCTGCTTGCATCCGCGACCTTGACTACTACTTGCGCTACTCGACTTATGCCATGTTAGCGGGAGATCCTTCTATCCTTGATGAGCGCGTACTTAACGGTCTTAAAGAAACATACAATTCTTTGGGTGTTCCTATCGGCGCAACAGTACAAGCTATCCAAGCAATGAAAGAAGTAACTGCTAGTTTAGTAGGTCCTGATGCTGGTAAGGAAATGGGTGTTTACTTTGACTATATCTGCTCTGGCTTGAGCTAA
- the apcA gene encoding allophycocyanin subunit alpha — MSIVTKSIVNADAEARYLSPGELDRIKSFVTSGERRLRIAQTLTDNRERIVKQAGDQLFQKRPDVVSPGGNAYGQEMTATCLRDMDYYLRLITYGVVAGDVTPIEEIGVVGVREMYKSLGTPIEAVAESVRAMKNVATSMMSSEDASEAGSYFDYLVGAMQ, encoded by the coding sequence ATGAGTATCGTCACGAAATCGATCGTGAATGCGGATGCCGAAGCTCGCTACCTCAGCCCTGGTGAGCTTGATCGGATCAAGAGCTTTGTTACTAGTGGTGAGCGCCGTTTACGGATCGCTCAGACCCTAACAGACAACCGCGAGCGTATTGTTAAGCAAGCCGGCGATCAATTATTCCAAAAGCGTCCTGATGTTGTTTCCCCTGGTGGAAACGCCTATGGTCAGGAAATGACTGCAACTTGCTTGCGTGATATGGATTATTACTTACGCTTGATCACCTACGGAGTTGTCGCTGGTGATGTTACACCAATTGAAGAAATTGGTGTTGTTGGCGTCCGCGAAATGTATAAGTCACTCGGCACTCCGATTGAAGCAGTTGCTGAAAGTGTCCGAGCAATGAAGAATGTTGCTACCTCGATGATGTCTTCGGAAGATGCTTCTGAAGCTGGCTCTTACTTTGACTATCTAGTCGGTGCTATGCAGTAG
- a CDS encoding phycobilisome rod-core linker polypeptide, with amino-acid sequence MDAAKMPLTAKAIADTAAKARQMDRTRPLFIELGRSFNDGRGQSVEVGVGTTRRRPARIYRATQGANSAEMALVVDAIYCQVMDLFSGQVPDSLRRSDLDSKLKNGEISVREFIRTLASSDIYVRRFYTPYPNTKVIEFLFRHILGRAPATQQEIRQYNKLLADGGLKAAVDAMVDSAEYAQFFGEDVVPYRRYPSLPAGNYLGSVKAAADLVKQSWSDLSPSVLNRF; translated from the coding sequence ATGGATGCGGCGAAAATGCCATTAACTGCGAAGGCGATCGCTGATACAGCAGCAAAAGCCCGACAAATGGATCGCACTCGTCCATTATTTATTGAGCTTGGTCGTTCCTTTAATGATGGTCGCGGACAATCAGTTGAGGTTGGTGTGGGAACAACTCGACGCAGACCTGCACGGATTTACCGCGCTACTCAAGGAGCAAATTCGGCTGAAATGGCGCTCGTTGTTGATGCGATCTACTGTCAAGTGATGGATTTGTTTAGCGGTCAAGTCCCAGACAGCTTGCGACGTTCTGATCTAGACAGCAAGCTGAAAAACGGTGAAATCTCAGTTAGAGAATTTATCCGTACCCTAGCAAGTTCAGATATCTACGTGCGGCGCTTCTACACGCCATACCCAAACACTAAGGTGATTGAATTCTTATTCCGTCATATTTTGGGTCGAGCACCAGCAACGCAGCAAGAAATTCGTCAATACAATAAGTTATTAGCTGATGGCGGTCTGAAAGCTGCTGTTGATGCAATGGTAGACAGTGCTGAGTACGCTCAATTTTTTGGCGAGGATGTTGTACCTTATCGTCGCTATCCCTCTTTACCAGCCGGTAACTATTTGGGTAGTGTGAAGGCTGCTGCTGATCTGGTTAAGCAATCTTGGTCTGATTTGTCTCCTTCGGTTTTAAACCGCTTCTAG
- a CDS encoding class I SAM-dependent methyltransferase: MEAQDISSAVQRLYDTYPFPPEPLLDSPPPGYNWRWNWTAAYNFCTGQKPDKQDVRILDAGCGTGVGTEYLVHLNPQATVVGIDLSAGALAIARDRTQRSGADQVEFHHLSLYDVARVPGEFDLINCVGVLHHLADPIKGIQALAAKLAPGGLLHVFVYGELGRWEIQLMQKAIALLQQSANYQDGVQIGRKIFAALPDDNRLVKREKERWSLENQRDANFADMYVHPQEIDYNIETLFELIDASGLAFLGFSNPGFWQLERLLGKDPTLMQRAQGLSDRALYRLIELLDPAGATHYEFFLGRPPLPKADWSADETLLAAIPERHPCMEGWASCCLFNYDYQIVNLSEAEFEFLQACDDNWQHSVSEILSQVKLDLAGVRSLLKSGLIILSPS, translated from the coding sequence ATGGAAGCTCAAGATATTAGTTCTGCCGTACAGCGGTTATATGATACATATCCGTTTCCTCCAGAACCACTTTTAGATAGCCCACCTCCTGGTTACAACTGGCGCTGGAATTGGACGGCTGCTTATAACTTTTGTACGGGTCAAAAACCTGACAAGCAAGATGTCCGTATTCTCGATGCAGGATGTGGGACAGGAGTGGGAACCGAGTATCTTGTACACCTCAACCCGCAGGCTACTGTCGTCGGAATTGACTTAAGTGCAGGGGCATTAGCAATAGCGCGCGATCGCACCCAGCGTTCCGGTGCTGATCAGGTCGAATTTCATCACCTCAGCTTATATGATGTCGCACGAGTACCAGGTGAATTTGATTTGATTAACTGTGTTGGTGTACTCCACCATCTCGCAGACCCTATCAAAGGAATCCAAGCCTTAGCTGCTAAACTTGCCCCTGGTGGATTACTGCACGTCTTTGTTTACGGAGAACTGGGACGTTGGGAAATTCAATTGATGCAAAAAGCGATCGCCCTTCTTCAACAAAGTGCAAATTATCAAGATGGTGTCCAAATTGGACGAAAAATCTTTGCAGCCCTGCCGGATGATAATCGCCTTGTCAAACGCGAAAAAGAACGCTGGTCTTTAGAAAATCAGCGTGACGCAAATTTTGCAGATATGTACGTTCATCCTCAAGAGATTGACTACAATATCGAGACACTCTTTGAACTGATTGATGCTTCGGGTTTAGCTTTTTTAGGCTTTTCCAATCCGGGTTTCTGGCAATTAGAGAGACTTTTGGGAAAAGACCCAACGTTGATGCAACGCGCACAAGGTTTGAGCGATCGCGCGTTGTATCGTTTAATTGAACTGCTAGACCCTGCAGGCGCTACACATTATGAATTTTTCCTCGGACGCCCTCCCTTACCCAAAGCCGACTGGTCAGCTGACGAGACACTGCTTGCAGCGATTCCCGAACGTCATCCATGCATGGAAGGATGGGCAAGTTGTTGTTTATTCAACTACGACTACCAAATTGTCAATTTATCCGAAGCAGAATTTGAATTTTTGCAAGCTTGTGATGACAATTGGCAACATAGCGTAAGCGAAATTTTGTCTCAAGTGAAGCTAGATTTAGCGGGAGTGCGATCGCTCCTGAAATCTGGACTGATTATTCTAAGTCCGAGTTAA
- a CDS encoding ATP synthase subunit I yields the protein MQDFYQLAQELLFWTLTLTGMIFVFVWMFYSLNIALNYLIGACTGVVYLRMLAKDVERLGGEKRQLSKTRLALLIGLILLASRWNQLQILPIFLGFLTYKASLIIYVLRTAFVSDSHKVGQS from the coding sequence ATGCAAGATTTCTATCAGCTTGCTCAAGAGTTGTTATTTTGGACTCTCACATTGACAGGAATGATCTTTGTCTTTGTCTGGATGTTCTATTCACTTAATATTGCCCTGAACTACCTGATCGGGGCATGCACAGGTGTGGTTTACTTGAGGATGTTAGCAAAAGATGTTGAGCGACTAGGTGGAGAAAAAAGACAGCTGAGCAAAACTCGGTTAGCTTTATTAATTGGGTTAATTCTACTCGCAAGTCGATGGAATCAACTGCAAATACTGCCTATATTTCTGGGCTTTCTCACCTATAAAGCTTCGCTCATCATCTACGTACTGCGGACGGCATTTGTCTCTGACTCTCACAAAGTCGGGCAATCCTAG
- the atpB gene encoding F0F1 ATP synthase subunit A → MLNILRITNFAHLAELEVGKHLYWQIGNLKVHGQVFLTSWFVITLLVIVSIAATRNINRIPRGLQNFMEYALEFIRDLAKNQIGEKEYRPWVPFVGTLFLFIFVSNWSGALVPFRLIHLPEGELAAPTSDINTTVALALLTSLAYFYAGFSKKGLGYFGNYVQPVPFMLPFKIIEDFTKPLSLSFRLFGNILADELVVGVLVLLVPLFVPLPVMALGLFTSAIQALIFATLAAAYIGEAMEDHGHGEEHGEHA, encoded by the coding sequence ATGCTGAATATTTTGCGCATCACCAACTTTGCTCACCTTGCCGAATTAGAAGTAGGCAAACATCTCTATTGGCAGATTGGTAATCTCAAAGTTCATGGTCAAGTTTTTTTGACATCATGGTTCGTGATTACCTTGCTAGTCATTGTGTCAATTGCTGCTACCAGAAATATCAACCGAATTCCCCGTGGGCTACAGAACTTCATGGAGTATGCCCTAGAATTCATCAGAGATTTGGCAAAAAATCAGATAGGGGAGAAAGAATACCGCCCGTGGGTGCCTTTTGTTGGCACTTTATTCTTATTCATATTTGTGTCAAATTGGTCAGGGGCACTCGTTCCTTTTAGGCTTATTCACTTACCAGAAGGCGAACTTGCAGCTCCTACTAGCGACATAAATACCACTGTGGCGCTGGCTTTGCTGACATCGTTAGCATATTTTTATGCCGGTTTCAGCAAAAAGGGTCTAGGGTACTTTGGTAATTACGTGCAGCCTGTACCTTTTATGCTGCCTTTTAAAATTATCGAAGATTTTACTAAGCCCCTCTCCCTGAGCTTTCGATTATTTGGTAACATTCTCGCTGATGAACTAGTAGTGGGTGTGTTGGTATTACTAGTACCATTGTTTGTTCCCTTGCCAGTGATGGCTTTAGGTCTGTTTACAAGTGCAATTCAAGCACTGATCTTTGCTACACTTGCCGCAGCTTACATCGGCGAAGCGATGGAAGATCATGGGCATGGTGAAGAACATGGGGAACATGCGTAA
- the atpE gene encoding ATP synthase F0 subunit C → MDPLISAASVIAAALAVGLAAIGPGIGQGNAAGQAVEGIARQPEAEGKIRGTLLLSLAFMEALTIYGLVVALVLLFANPFS, encoded by the coding sequence ATGGATCCATTGATTTCTGCTGCTTCAGTTATAGCTGCTGCTCTTGCTGTAGGATTAGCTGCTATCGGTCCTGGAATTGGTCAAGGAAATGCAGCAGGTCAGGCTGTTGAAGGAATCGCCCGTCAGCCAGAAGCAGAAGGCAAAATTCGCGGTACTTTGCTGTTGAGCTTAGCATTTATGGAAGCGTTGACAATTTACGGTCTGGTTGTTGCTCTTGTGTTGCTATTTGCCAACCCATTCTCGTAA
- a CDS encoding F0F1 ATP synthase subunit B', which translates to MTHSIILLAAETAGKEGGLFDLDATLPLMAIQFLFLVLVLNATFYKPLSKAIDERDEYIRKNQLDARERLSKTEQLASQYEQELATARRQSQQIVADAQAEAEKVAAEKIAAAVKEAQAQREQAAQEIEQQKQEALASLEQQVDTLSQQIMEKLLGTQLVGQR; encoded by the coding sequence ATGACACATTCAATAATCTTACTCGCAGCAGAAACAGCAGGTAAAGAAGGCGGGCTATTTGATCTTGACGCCACCCTGCCTTTGATGGCTATACAGTTTCTATTTTTGGTTTTGGTTCTGAACGCTACTTTTTACAAGCCACTGAGTAAAGCAATTGATGAAAGGGATGAATACATCCGTAAAAATCAATTGGATGCACGGGAACGCTTGTCGAAAACAGAGCAACTAGCGTCTCAATATGAGCAAGAACTCGCTACAGCACGCCGACAGTCGCAACAAATTGTCGCTGATGCTCAAGCGGAAGCTGAAAAAGTTGCTGCAGAAAAAATTGCCGCAGCAGTGAAAGAAGCACAAGCTCAGCGAGAACAAGCAGCGCAAGAGATTGAACAACAAAAGCAAGAAGCTTTAGCATCATTAGAACAACAAGTTGATACCCTCAGCCAGCAAATTATGGAAAAACTGCTAGGGACACAGCTTGTCGGTCAACGCTAG
- a CDS encoding F0F1 ATP synthase subunit B: MEIFLLLMAEASAVNAELAEGNHGFGLNFDILETNLINLVIIIGVLFFFGRKVVGKTLSDRRERIETAIVNAQKRATDAKAALEEQQQKLAQAQAEAEKIRNNAQENAKVAREKILATAATDVERMKETASQDLNAERDRAIAQLRQRVVAMALEKVESQLQTGVDSDTQQKLIDRSIALLGGRS; this comes from the coding sequence ATGGAAATTTTTTTATTGTTGATGGCAGAAGCCAGCGCTGTGAATGCTGAATTGGCAGAGGGAAATCACGGTTTTGGGCTGAATTTTGACATTTTAGAAACAAATCTGATTAACCTTGTCATTATTATTGGCGTACTGTTTTTCTTCGGGCGCAAAGTTGTCGGGAAAACTCTCAGCGATCGCCGCGAACGGATCGAAACAGCAATTGTTAATGCACAAAAGCGCGCAACCGATGCAAAAGCGGCACTAGAAGAACAACAACAGAAGCTGGCTCAAGCGCAAGCGGAAGCTGAAAAAATCCGCAATAATGCCCAAGAGAATGCCAAAGTCGCCAGAGAAAAAATTCTCGCAACGGCAGCAACTGACGTTGAACGCATGAAAGAAACTGCAAGTCAAGACTTGAATGCAGAACGCGATCGCGCGATCGCCCAGTTGCGTCAGCGGGTCGTCGCGATGGCGCTAGAAAAAGTTGAATCTCAGTTGCAAACTGGCGTAGACAGTGATACGCAGCAAAAACTTATTGACCGCAGTATCGCGCTGTTGGGAGGTCGTTCATGA
- the atpH gene encoding ATP synthase F1 subunit delta, protein MKGGAATQIVEPYAQALMSVARNNNLTEQFGGDIRALLDILENSEQLRDFLANPFVSVEDKKAVLQRVASEVNPYLRNFLMLLVDRRRILLLKDICQQFLAILRQLNQTVLAEVTSAVDLTDEQQQAVREKVIAMTSAREVELNTKIDPDLIGGVIIKVGSQVFDASIRGQLRRLSLRLSGNT, encoded by the coding sequence ATGAAAGGTGGTGCCGCAACCCAAATTGTTGAACCGTATGCTCAAGCGTTGATGTCAGTAGCGCGTAACAACAATTTAACCGAGCAGTTTGGTGGAGATATCCGTGCTCTACTTGATATTTTAGAGAATTCCGAGCAACTGCGTGATTTCCTTGCTAATCCATTTGTTAGCGTTGAGGACAAAAAAGCTGTGCTACAGCGCGTAGCTAGTGAAGTTAATCCGTATCTAAGAAACTTCCTCATGTTACTAGTAGATCGCCGCAGGATTCTTTTGCTCAAAGACATTTGTCAGCAGTTTCTCGCGATTCTACGTCAGTTAAATCAAACAGTTTTAGCAGAAGTGACTTCTGCCGTAGATCTTACAGATGAACAGCAACAAGCTGTCCGTGAGAAAGTGATCGCGATGACAAGTGCAAGAGAAGTTGAATTAAACACCAAAATTGATCCTGATTTGATCGGCGGTGTCATCATTAAAGTAGGCTCTCAAGTCTTTGATGCAAGTATCCGCGGTCAACTACGCCGCCTTTCTTTACGCCTGAGCGGTAATACATAA